The genomic stretch CGTTTATCGAGGGAAGGATCCAGGAACTGAAAACAAAGATTGCCCTCGCAGATGTGATAGATCCCGCACGGATTTCGCAGAACAAGATTGCATTCGGTGCAAGGGTCAGGGTGCTTGACCTTGCCAGTGACGAAGAGAAGGAATTCATGCTCGTCGGGCCTGATGAGGCCGATGCAAAAAACGGAAAGATATCGATCAGTTCGCCGGTCGGCAAAGCCCTCCTGAATAAGGAGATAGGTGACGTGGCGGTAATCAAGGCACCTGCAAGAACAATGGAGTATGAAGTCTTAGAGATAAGCTTTGAATAGATATTTCAAGGCAAAGATACGAGAAAACCTTCCATTAAACAACAGCAATAACCTTCTTATCACAGAACCCCTCGATCCGGTTACTGAACCCAAACCGGGTCAATTCTACATGATTACCGTCGGCAATTCGTATGATCCGCTGCTGAAAAGACCCTTCAGCTATCTGCGCACCACGCCCGATACCATACAGTTTCTTTTTACTGTGCGGGGCAGGGGAACCGCACTCATGAAGGCGCTCAGGAAAGGCAGCGTGGTGGACATCATCGGTCCCCTCGGGACCGGATACCCTTTGCCGGGCACACGCTGCACCCCCGTGGTAGTTGCGGGAGGAACTGGCATTATCTCACTGTTTTCCCTCATCGAAACCCTTACACGCAGGTTTCATGTACTATACGGTGCGAAGAACAGGGATGACCTTCTGCTTCTCCATGAACTGGAAAGACTGGGTAACAAGCTTGTTGTCTGCACAGACGACTGTTCATTCGGAAAAGAGGGCATGGTCGATGCAGTGTTGCGCGAATTGCTTGCAGACCATGAATCCCTCAGCACTTCCTGCACCTTATATGCCTGCGGTCCGAAGCCGATGCTGAAAGCGGTGTCGGGGATTGCGGCTGAACGGGGACTCAGGGGCTATATGTCTCTGGAAGAGAACATGGCCTGCGGGTTCGGCGCATGCCTCGGGTGTGCAGTGAAGACCATACGCGGATATCAAAGGGTATGCAGGGAGGGGCCGGTTTTTCCGATACGGGATATTGTATGGGAACAGGACTATTGAATATGACAGGCCGGGACAGGAAAATAACATTCGGGAACTCAGGCATATACTGTTTTGAGACTGCGGAGTGGCAATGGACTTAACCGTTCACATCGGCAGGTTACCCCTGAAAAACCCGGTGATGACCGCATCGGGAACGTTCGGGTATGGAGAGGAATACGCGGAGTTTGTAGACCTGAACCTTCTGGGTGCAGTCGTGGTGAAGGGCATCTCACTGAACCCCAAGGAAGGCAACCCTTCTCCCCGCATATGCGAAACACCCTGCGGCATGATGAACGCGATTGGGCTTCAGAATGTCGGGCTGAAAAAATTCCTGAAAGAGAAGCTCCCGTATCTCAGGCAGTTCGATACCCGGGTCGTCGTGAATATCCTCGGGAATACCATACAGGAGTATGTCAGACTCGCAAAGGCGCTCGACGGGGCAGGCGTTGACGCCATCGAACTGAATGTATCATGCCCGAATGTGAAAAAAGGTGGCATACTGTTCGGGACCGACCTCCGGGCGCTTGCGCGGCTTGTCACGCGCGTGAAGCAGTCTGTCAGCAGCACAGTCCTCATCACCAAACTGTCGCCGAATGTTTCAAGCATTCCCGGTTTTGCGAAAGCGGCAGAAGACGCAGGCAGCGATGCCCTTTCACTGATCAACACCATCCCTGCAATGGCCATAAACATCGAAACCTGGAAGCCGAAACTCGCGAATGTCACCGGAGGTCTCTCCGGACCTGCAATCAGGCCGGTGGCAGTCCGGATGGTCTGGGAAGCATCACGCGCCGTCAGCATCCCCGTCATCGGGGTGGGCGGCATCATGCACGCGGATGATGCAATAGAATTCATGCTTGCCGGCGCTTCCGCCATTCAGATAGGGACAGGAAATTTCCTGAATCCCGGCGCTACCGCACAGGCCGTGTCAGGGATAGTGACATATCTGGAGAGAAAAGGTATTAGTAATATCAGAGAGATTATCGGCAGAGTCGATGGAACCGCGCCCCATAATAACACTGACGACTGATTTCAGCTCCAGGGAGCCCTTTGCAGGTATCATGAAAGGGGTGATCCTGAATATCAACCCGTCCGTCAGCATCATCGACATCACCCATGCAGTGAGCCCCCAGAATATTACTGAGGCGTCGTTCATCCTTGAGATGATATATGCTGCCTTTCCGTACAAAACTATCCACGTCGTGGTGGTAGACCCCGGCGTCGGGTCAGCGCGCAGACCTCTGCTCATCGCAACCGATCATCATTATTTCATAGGCCCTGACAACGGAGTATTCACCCGGATATACGGGTTAAGTGAACACTGCAAAGTCGTCCATATCACCGCAGAGCACTATTTTCTGCCGGAGAGGAGCAATACCTTTCATGGCAGGGACATATTTGCTCCTGTTGCGGGATGGTTTTCAAAAGGCATCGACATTTCGAGGTTCGGAGACGTCATCACTGATTTCGTCACGATACCGACGCCTGTTCCGGTAGACACCGCAGACGGCACCATCCGGGGCGAGATCATTTACATAGACTGCTTCGGCAATCTCATCACCAATATCCCCGCGGGAAAGATAAAAGGATTCCTCCGTAATCGTAAGGCTAAAGGGATAAGGATTCGTATCAGCGGCAGGGACGCCCCCTTCAAAAAATTTTACGCAGAGGCAGAAGACAACGTGCTGTGCGCACTCATAAACAGCTTCGGGTATCTCGAACTGTTCGTGAAAGGCGGGAACGCGTCTGCTGAATTTTCCCTCGGGACAGGCGATAAGGTTGAGGTAGTTCCGGCTTAGCCCCTCGGTTTTGCGAGTATCTCAAGCACCCTGAGCTCAAGAAAACGTTTGGAGGCAGCCGACCTGACAAGCATGACGGTATCAGCCCCCCACGCAGTCCCGGCAACCGCAAGAACTTCTTCTCCTTCAGGAACAAGTCCCGCATCGGCAGCCATCATCACAATCTCGCAGCATACCTTTGCCCCTTCACCGAACCTCCTGAGGGTATTGGCAACGATATGGGTCGGATACAGACCGCTGAACTTCGCAGAAAACGCGGTCTCGATCGAATGGGTAAGCATGGAACCGGTGAAGACCCTCGCGCCGAGAGATTCTATCCTTCTTCTCGCATCATCGGATATCTCGATGGTATTGGGGCTTTTGAACCCGGCGGAATGCGTTACTACCACAATTCCCACGCCTTTCTCACGAAACGCCTCGGCAAACATGATGCCGGTCTCGCCGGAGGTCGATGCGACAACGATATGGGCATAGCCGTACTCCTGCACAGCCCTCCGGGATATCTCAAGGCACGCGGCGGTGTTTTCCCTGCCGGGTTTTTCGAAATATGTCACCTTCCGTTCCATACTGATAATAATACCACAGACAGCCCCTCAGTATTCCTGCAGGTCAAACTGGTATAATAGTGCGCATGCTTGCCGTCGGCCTGACAGGTAACTATGGTATGGGTAAAAGCACCGTGCTCCCCATATTCCGGGAACTTGGCGCAGTTACCCTTGAGGCAGACGAGATTGTCAGGGAACTCCTGACGGAAAAGCATGTGCTGGCGAAAATCCGGGAACTCATGGGCAAGGATGTCTTTTACAGGAACGGCCGTCTGAACAGGAAAAAAGTCGCAAAGACAGTGTTTCAGGACGATTCGATGAGGCGGTCTCTTGAAGACATACTTCACCCGCTTGTATTTGACAAAATTGAGAGTTTTCTCGGCAGGATGTCCGGCAGGAGAAGGATTGCCGTTATTGAGGTGCCGCTGCTCTTTGAACGGGGCTACCAGGGAAGGTTCGACAGGACGGTTACCGTATATTCCCGGGTGGAGCAGGCATTGAGCCGTCTCGCAAAAGCGGGGGTGACACGGCAGGAAGCGCTCCAGAGACTCAGGGCGCAGCTTCCGGTTGAAGAAAAAATCAGACTGTCTGATTTTGCAATAGACAACAGCGGCACTTTGCAGGAAACAGCAAGGCAGGCAGAGAAAATATTTCACAAACTTGTGAGAGAGGATGCAGATGGACGTCATCATAGGCCTTGAGGCCTTCAAGAAAAATTATCCTGAGACTGTTCTTACCATCGGCAATTATGATGGAGTACATCTCGGCCATCAGAAAATCCTGGCACAGGTTATTCAGAAAGCCAAAGAGATTCAAGGGACATCCATCGTGATGACCTTTGATCCCCATCCGGTGAAGGTTCTCGCACCGGAAAGGGATATCAGGCTCCTCACCACATCCGAAGAAAAAACGAGACTGATAGAAGCAGCGGGAATCGATGTGCTGCTCTTCATCAACTTCAACAGGGAATTTGCCGGCATGCTTCCCGACGACTTCGTGCAGACTGTGCTCGTGGAAAAGCTGCGGGTCAGGGAGATCATCGTCGGAACGAATTATACGTTCGGCAAGCAGAAAAAGGGAACCATCGATTTATTGAGGAGAAGGGGTGAAAAGTACGGGTTCGAAGTGAAAGCTGTCAGGCAGGTAATGGTGCACGGAAATATCGTCAGCAGCAGTGCGATAAGGAACCTTCTCCTGAAAGGAGCTGTTGCGGAGGCAGCGAATTACCTCGGAAGGCCGTATTCAATCGAAGGCAAGGTGATAAAGGGAAAAGGGAGAGGCCAGAGCCTCCTGCACGTTCCCACCGCAAACATTACCTCCCCTGTTGAGATCGCTCCCCGGGAAGGCGTCTATGCAGTCAGAATCGGCATGAAGGGAAAGATGTATGACGGCGTCGCCAATATCGGCAAAAATCCGACATTCGGGAACCAGGAAGTCAGTTACGAGGTGCACATTTTCAATTTCTCCGGCAACCTTCTGGGCAGGGATCTCAGGATGTATTTCATCGACAGGATACGGGGCGAACGGGCTTTCCCCGACGTCGACAGGCTCGTGACGCAGATCAGGCAGGATATGGACACCGCAAGGGAAATCCTCGAACTCTAATATTATTTCATGATTTTATGGAGACAGATCTGCGAACAATTCTTCATACTACTTCCTGATCAGGGCAAGCGTACTGTAAATTTTAACACCCACGCCATCGAAATCCCTGTCATTGCTCCATATCGGACAAGAAAGTTTTAAAGCAAGACCAAGCAGGTGGACATCATCCCGATCTCTGCCACCGATCAGACGTTCAGCTTTCTTTAGGGCAGCCTTATAGAACTCAAGATCACAGACTGAAATAGGAAGTGAAGAAAGAGCCAAATAAAGGTCATCAAGAGGCAGTGAGCGTTTAGCAGCCAGTATGGGAATATATTTCTCGACTTCCTTAAAATTGAAAAGGGTTGTATAAAAAGAGATGTGGTCGGCTTCAAGAAATACAGCCCTCGCTCTTCCTCCGATTATGGCAGAGAGAATGGGATTAGCGTCTACGGCGAGTTTTTCTATGTCTTTCAAAATCCTCAAGAATCTCTTCCTCTTTTACATTTTGCGCCTGAAGCTTTTTCTTTATCGAATCAGTGAGGGCAAGAAAAATATCCTTTTTCAATTCAAAGGGAATCGATTCCAGGGGTGTCGGGAAGAAGATACCGGCAACCTCTCCTCGCCGCATTATAATCAGCGGCTCCTTGCTCTTTAGCGCTTTTGTTGCACTATCTCGAAACTCTTTGACCGAAAGTAATTTCATTGATGACCACCTCCATGACCATATTATAGCACATAGTTTTTTATGTGTGGTTTTGAATTGAAATTCTGTCGAAGACAGAAAGAACCCGAGCCTGTCAGGGAGTCGGTTATCCGGCGCTGAGTCTCTCCGTAATCCCCGCATTCACCGAACAGGAAGTAAATCCATGCTTTTAAGACGTCTGACTCTTCATTCCCCATGTCTGACACAACAGTAGCGCGGAAACACCACGAGCAAAAATGATTGCGCTCTTTTCGAGCCAAATATGACGACTCATATCAATAGTAAAAAATCAATAATCTTTTTTTGTTCTTTATAGATATTCCCTCTGCATCTGAATTTCGCTCTGAAGCAGCTAAAACTGAACCATCCCTCATTCATTTACATTAATACCGTACCCACCTCTTACACACCAGTTCCCCATGTTGTATTCATTGTTCTTAGTAACTGGCACGTCACCACCCCACGAATTAACCGCAATTGCCTTATTGGAGTCAACAAACCATGTGGTGGCAGACCAGTAAGTATGAGTTGTATTGGTAAAGGGATGTCCACATGGGAGGCTTTGCTCCACAAACGGGGCATTAGGACAATAGTCCAAGAGACTCTTTAATTCCTGAGCAGTAGGCAGGCGCCATCCCGCACGCCCTCCTGTAAATGCAGCATTACATGACCATTGACCACTGTACCAACTTAATTCGACATTCGCAGGGTTTCTTTGCCAAACCAGCCCCGTTTCTTTATCGAGGACAGCCGCATCATCAAGGACGCATTTGAAACGACTAGCCCAGATAATTCATAAATATTTTGAAAAAAGATAGCCAATAATCCTGAGAGCTTTGGTATCATTGAGTTTGCGAAGGCTCAAAACCAAAGAAAGGATGATTGGCTATATGACAGAGTGTATCACAAAACAGCTCACCTTTTCATTCGTAAAGAAACAAAAAATAACGGTAGATTTTGAGGGAGGGGAGATAACCTCTGATTCGGGATTATTGCTGGTAAGGCAAGCAGACAAAGCTTTGCAGTTGATAAGAGGAATGGCAAATAGTATTACAGACCGCAGAGACAACCGTTACACAGATCATGATCTTGAGACATTATTAAGGCAAAGGATATATCAGATCGTTGCCGGATATGAAGACTGTAACGATGCAAACCTCGTAAGGAAAGACCCGGCCCTGAAGACAGCCTGTGGGCGGAAGCCGAGTGATGAAGATCTTGGCTCACAGCCGACTTTATCCCGGTTTGAGAACTCAGTTACCCGCAACGATTTATACCGGATAGGAGACTATTTTGTTGATTTGTATATTTGCCGGAACCGGAAGAGAAAGCCAAAAAGGATTATTCTTGACCTTGACGGTACAGATGATCCGACATACGGTGATCAGCAACTGACTTTTTTCCATGGCTACTACGATCAATACATGTACCATCCACTGGTTATCTACGATGCTGACACCGGGGAACTGATCACAGCAGTACTGAGACCGGGGAACAAACATGCCAGTTATGGAGCAGTGTCGATCTTGAAGCGGATAATACCGAAACTGAAGGAGGCATTCCCGAAAGCAGAGATTGTTATTCGTGGGGATGCTGGATTTGCAATTCCCGATCTGTATGAGTATTGTGAATCCGAGAAACTCAAGTATGTTATAGGGCTAATCCGCAATGATGTTCTGGAGCGGATGATAGAAGCCCTTCTGAACAAAGCTCATGAACAATACACAGAAACAGGACAAAAGCAGAGGATGTTTCAAGAGGGATTGTATCAGGCTCAGAGTTGGCCAAAAGATCGGCGGGTAATCATGAAGGCCGAATGGCTGACACAGGGACCAAACAGTCGTTTTGTTGTAACCAATCTATCCTATGAGCCAAAAGAACTCTATGAGTTTTATACCGAGCGTGGCGGGACTTGTGAAGTACGGATTGACGAGTTTAAGAACGGCCTCAAGGCAGATCGGTTAAGTTGCCACCGCTTTGGTGCAAATCAGTTCAGACTCTTCCTGCACATGGCAGCATACTGGCTTGTTCTGAGACTCAGGGAAGCTCTTCAGAAGACAGAGTTTGCCTCAATGCAGATCCAACAGTTAAGGCTGAGACTTCTGAAGATTGGAGGCCAGGTAATACAAACAGCCAGAAGGGTTTGGTTTCGCTTGGCCAGTGGCTATCCCTGGAAGAACATTTTTGCATTGGCACATAACCGACTTGCTGCTGATACGACCTGAGCACTTCCTGGCGAAGAAATTACTGCAAAGAATCCCTCCGATGGTGAGGTGCGCTTAAAATTCAACCAAAAGTCCTGTCCCGGTAGATTTTTTTAGGTCAGAGCATAATGTGCATATGAAACTGCCTTGCTTTTGTCTTTGTTTCCCTTTTTGTAAATCAAAAAACGCTGAAAAGTCTCCTGCGTAGGAAATTTATGAATTAAGTGGGCTAGCCAGCTATTCCACGCTTCATAAATAATCTGGGCAAGGACTCATGCGGGGGTAATGAGGAGGAGCAAGGCAAAAAGAGCCATAAGTCGATGGCCAAGAGTGAGAGACAACGCCGAGCCCTGTCGCCATGATCACAGCACGTGAACAATCAGGGTTACACAATCTCCTCAAGTTTCAGATCATAGAGCAATACATCACCGGAAAATGTCCGCCTGAAATCCAGTGCAACCATGGAGTCTGAAACATTGCTTACCCGTGCAGCAATCAGACGGCCATCCGGCTTGAATATCTTCAGTCGCTGCCCCAGCTTGGGTTCCCAATCGGGGAACTTGTATCTCTCTATTTCCACTACTTTCCACGGAGGCTGGAAGGCCTTCTCAACCGGTATTTCTGTAGTTTTCGATTCTCCGGGGTTCATGCCGATGACAGCCTTCTCAACATTCTCAAGCACACTGCCCTCCCCCAACGTAAATTTCAACGGCTTATGATCTTTTGTTGAGACAAATACAGTTCCATCCTCCAGCTTTGCAGTACAATGCACCATAACGATGTCTCCCTTTTTTGCTTTGATCATCAATCCTCCTCTCTTTTTCCGGGCAGGCTATTTTCATTTTTCTGTTCCGGCATCCGTGAAGATTATATCTCCATGTACAGTGTGCAACCGGAGCTTCCCGTATTTATTTCCTTGATTCTCTGCATTTTTTATATGCATAGCTGATAGGGCATCTTCGGGAATTTCGTTTCTTTGAAGAGGTTTCGCAGGAAATATCTGTCAGAGGGGAACTGGACCGGGCATGTGCCGAAATACGCTATCCGCTATTTTTGCCGTTACACTTATGAGCAATCCGGGCCATGAGGAGTTCGAAAAAAGTGTGACAATGTATCATATGTTTCCCTGCCCGGACTTTCTCTGTCTGCGCCTGAAGAATGATTGCAGGTGTGGACAACTATCTTCCCGGATTACTGTCGGGGAATAAAAAACGATGGGGGAGAGATATCAAAACCCCAGAATTTCAGAAGGTCATTATGACACGTCTCATGAAAATAATTCACGCCTCTCTCTGTACTCACGTTATTCTCTGTATTCACTACTGTATCACCTAATATATGGTACGTATCCTTCCGGTCCTTCGGTCAATTATAATCAGATCAACACATGATCCTTTTATATTTACAATCTCTGCTTCGAAAAAATGATGACGCTCGCGTATCATGCCGATTTTTATTCCATTGCCGGCGATGAAGGTCTTTTCTATTATCTCTCTTGCCTCTGCGGGTGTTTTGACGATCCTTCTTGCCCCATACCATCCCCATCTGGGTCCGAACGGATGGTGTCCGTACACAGGCCTGCATTCGACTCTTCCCTGGTTAAACTGCTGCGCAAACGAAATATCTTCCGTCGTGACCAGGATACAAATCAGGATTATGAATGAGAAACTCGTTTTATACATATTTTTTTTGAAGGAGGGGGCCTCTGGCCCCCTCCATTTTTCGCGCACTGAATTCTGATACCTTTTTATTATACCCTTGACAGGCTTTCCATAACAACTCTGTCAACCGTTCCATTGAAGCAACCCTGCAGCTTCTGCCTCTTCCCGGGTATTTTCACAGTCATACTCGCAACCGCTGCCCGTTGATATCAGCATATACGGCAGGAAAGCCTTTTTGCCTGTCGCTGCAATGCGATCGACTCTCACCTCCTTTCATTCGATAATCCTCCTCTCTTTTATCTTTTATAGAAAGAATATCAAAGGATTATGAAGGTATCTCGAAGGGATTATGAAGAAGTTGTGAATTTTCCGCGTCATGAAGCACTGCTCTGCTTTCCTACGAGAGGCTATTGCTGGGTCAGCGGCAGATAAAGGGAGAATGAAGACCCTTTTCCATACACGCTCTGACACTCGATCCTTCCGCCGTGTGCCTCTGCGAGTTCCTTTGCTATGGTAAGTCCGAGACCCAGCCCACCCTCTAAAGTCTTATAGAATCTTTCAAACACAAACGGCATTTCTTCCTTTTTTATTCCGGAACCCGTGTCTGTGACCTCGATAAATCCCTCTCTCCCTTTCAGGCCAGCCCTTATCAATACAGTTCCTCCTTTTTCTGTTGCCTTCAGGGCATTCATTACGAGATTGATCATAATCTGGCTCAGCTTGTCAGGATCTGCATTGAAAGCAAGCGTATTTTCGCATTTCAATTCGAGTTGAACACCTTTATCGCTGAACATCCTCTTAAATCTCTCCTGAATATTCCCCAGAAAAGGTTTGACGGCAAAAGTTTGCCTCCTCAGTTCAAGAGCGCTCGCCTGCGCCGATGAAAGCTCTTCCAGACCTTCAATGATCTTCTTAAGACGATTATTCTCTTCGTGCAGGGAAAGCAACCGCTCCCTGTCCACCTTTATCAGACCGTCTATCATTCCCTCGAGTTCTCCCTGAATCGCACTCAGCGGGGTTCTGAGTTCATGGGCGATGTTTGAAGTAAGCTTTTTTCTCAGGGATTCCTGCATTTCGAGATTCGCTGCCATCACATTGAATGCCTCTGCAAGTCTGCCGATCTCATCGTTTCCCCGCACAAAAACCCTGCGTTTGATATGCCCTTCAGAGATATCTTTTGCAGCTGCAGTCAGCTGTTGAATGGGATCAGTCAGCTTCTTTGAGAAAACAAGGCCGAGAATTATCGAGAGCCCTCCGATGATGAAGAGTGAATACAGGAGGAATCTGTTTGATCTCATCAGGAAAATCGTCTCCTTACCCTGTCCGACATCAGAGGGAACCTGCTTGATATCGAGCTGCCCTATGCTCTTTCCCCCAAGAAACAAGGGGTAACTGGTATATTCCCTGTCATCAGATGGATTATTCTCATGAGAATACCCTGAGACTGCCATGATTCTTCTCTTCATCATGGGGGACATGGATTCGACGGCAGATTGGGTATTGATCATTTCCTTATTCCCGCTGTCAAATATCCTGATTTTGTAACCGAGCAGTACTGCCCACACGGCTTTCTCCCTCAGGGATTCGGTATTCCATCCGGAGTGTTGCTCATATGAGCCTTCTATGGCCGCCATGATCCGGTATATCCTGTCTTCTGTTTTGCCTTCGAGATATTCTTCGAAATCCTCAATGATCATTTCGCGCAGGAACAGCGATGCTGACAGAGAAATCATGGATACAAAAAAGAGAAGGAGAAGAAACTTTACCCAGAGGCTTTTACTCATCTGCACTGCCGATAAACTTATAGCCCACACCATATACAGTGTTTACAAACAGAGGATTTCTGGGGTCATCTTCTATCTTTTGCCGTATATTCTTGATATGCGCATCGATACTTCGCTCATACCCCTCAAATTGATACCCCAGAGAAGTCTCTACGAGTTCTCCCCTTGAGAAAACCCTTCCGGGGGAGCCCGCAAGAACTGCCAGTATTTTGAATTCGGTGGGAGTGAGGGTAATGAGTTGACCCTTCTTCCTTATTTCATGGCTTCTTGCATCAATGATGAGAACTCCATTATTGAAACTCATCGTGCCCTGCACATCAGCATCATGTCCCTGTGCCCTTTTCAGCACCGCTTTCACTCTTGCAACCAGTTCCCTCGGGCTGAAAGGTTTTACGACATAATCGTCAGCACCGAGTGCAAAACCCGCTACCCTCTCCTCCTCGGAAGACTTTGCGGTAAGCATAATGACAGGGAAATTACCTATTTCTCTCAGTTCCTGGCAAACCGCCTCTCCGCTCATATCAGGAAGCATGAGGTCAAGGATCACGAGCGAAAAGGTTTCCTTCATCGCAAAATCAATCGCTTTCCTGCCTTCCTCAGCAGTGATTACCCTGAAGCCCTCCCCTTCAAGATATACCTTCACAACTTTTGCGATTTTACGGTCGTCTTCAACCACAAGAACAGGGTGTGCCATATCAATAATATTACCATATCCTCAGGGGCCCAAATAAATGCATCGCATTGGCATGATTTCCAATGGCATGATATCTTAAAAAAATTATATCCGGAACTTCTGAAGTCCTGAGATGATGAAATCATCCAGCCTTCGCGAATAGTTTATTTTATAAAGTTATTTACAACTAACTTTTAAATCTTGACATTTACCTGCTGATTTGCTATTTTTTCAATAAAAATAATGACTTTTTGCATTTTAGTAATATTTAACTTTAATTCGGAATAAGGATCTCATAATTTACGGAGGAACAATGAAAAAGAAGACAATCACTTCATGGCTAATGATTGCGGCAGTTATTCTGACCGCCGCTTTCAGTTGGTATGCAACAGCGCAGGCAGCATGTCCCGCAGGAATGATTCATTACTGGCAACTCAATGAAAACAGTCAGCCATATCTCGACTTTTACGGGATAAATAACGCTACCTGCACAAACTGCCCTGCGCCGTCTGCAGGAATCGTCAACGGTTCACAACTATTCAATGCTACATCTGAGGTAAATGCAGCCGATGACGGCACCTTTGACTGGGGCAACTCCCAGAGCTTTTCCGTGGAAGTGTGGATGAAGACTACAGGCTGCTCGGACACCGACGTGCTGGTCGGCAGGGATGACAGCGCCACCCCGGTTCACTGGTGGGTGGGATGCACCAACGGTATCGCAGAAGCATATCTCATCGATACCAACAACAACGGCTACGGCGTGGGGGGAACTACCCTCCTTACCGACAACAGCTGGCATCATCTCGTCTTTGTCAGGAATGCGGCTGCAAACACCATATCTCTCTATGTAGACGGGCAGCTCGAGGATTCGGTCAGCACCGCCTATACCGGAACCTTTAATTCCACCGCCGCCCTCAATTTCGGATGGATCAATCTTGGAGCCGGATACCATTTTGAAGGATACATTGATGAAATAGCCCTTTATAACGGAACCCTTTCTTCCGGCGAGATACTGCAACATTTCAACAACGGGATCAATGGGTTCAGCTATTGCGCTTCCACGGTTACCGGATCTGCCCCGGAAGGCCACGGCACTATATCATGTTCATCACCTGTTGAGTACGGCAATACTGCAACCTGCGCTATCACGCCTGATGCCCACTACCATCTGTCTTCCCTCACTGACAACGGTGCCGATGTACTTTCCTCCGTCGTGAGCGGTCAATATTCAATCAATAACGTGACAATCGATCACGCTGTAGTCGCCATCTTTTCTCTCAACACGTTCACTCTCTCTGCCTCCAGAACCGGAACAGGGAATGGGACAATCACCAGCAGTCCTTCCGGGATATCCTGCGGCAGCGACTGCTCAGAGATTTATCCTATGGGGACGATTGTAACTCTTACCGCAGCTGCTGATCCAGATTCAAATTTCGCAGGATGGTCCGGAAGCGGATGTACAGGCACAGGCACCTGCACTATTA from Nitrospirota bacterium encodes the following:
- a CDS encoding SAM-dependent chlorinase/fluorinase, whose product is MKGVILNINPSVSIIDITHAVSPQNITEASFILEMIYAAFPYKTIHVVVVDPGVGSARRPLLIATDHHYFIGPDNGVFTRIYGLSEHCKVVHITAEHYFLPERSNTFHGRDIFAPVAGWFSKGIDISRFGDVITDFVTIPTPVPVDTADGTIRGEIIYIDCFGNLITNIPAGKIKGFLRNRKAKGIRIRISGRDAPFKKFYAEAEDNVLCALINSFGYLELFVKGGNASAEFSLGTGDKVEVVPA
- a CDS encoding dihydroorotate dehydrogenase electron transfer subunit; this translates as MNRYFKAKIRENLPLNNSNNLLITEPLDPVTEPKPGQFYMITVGNSYDPLLKRPFSYLRTTPDTIQFLFTVRGRGTALMKALRKGSVVDIIGPLGTGYPLPGTRCTPVVVAGGTGIISLFSLIETLTRRFHVLYGAKNRDDLLLLHELERLGNKLVVCTDDCSFGKEGMVDAVLRELLADHESLSTSCTLYACGPKPMLKAVSGIAAERGLRGYMSLEENMACGFGACLGCAVKTIRGYQRVCREGPVFPIRDIVWEQDY
- a CDS encoding dihydroorotate dehydrogenase translates to MDLTVHIGRLPLKNPVMTASGTFGYGEEYAEFVDLNLLGAVVVKGISLNPKEGNPSPRICETPCGMMNAIGLQNVGLKKFLKEKLPYLRQFDTRVVVNILGNTIQEYVRLAKALDGAGVDAIELNVSCPNVKKGGILFGTDLRALARLVTRVKQSVSSTVLITKLSPNVSSIPGFAKAAEDAGSDALSLINTIPAMAINIETWKPKLANVTGGLSGPAIRPVAVRMVWEASRAVSIPVIGVGGIMHADDAIEFMLAGASAIQIGTGNFLNPGATAQAVSGIVTYLERKGISNIREIIGRVDGTAPHNNTDD
- a CDS encoding bifunctional riboflavin kinase/FAD synthetase, which gives rise to MDVIIGLEAFKKNYPETVLTIGNYDGVHLGHQKILAQVIQKAKEIQGTSIVMTFDPHPVKVLAPERDIRLLTTSEEKTRLIEAAGIDVLLFINFNREFAGMLPDDFVQTVLVEKLRVREIIVGTNYTFGKQKKGTIDLLRRRGEKYGFEVKAVRQVMVHGNIVSSSAIRNLLLKGAVAEAANYLGRPYSIEGKVIKGKGRGQSLLHVPTANITSPVEIAPREGVYAVRIGMKGKMYDGVANIGKNPTFGNQEVSYEVHIFNFSGNLLGRDLRMYFIDRIRGERAFPDVDRLVTQIRQDMDTAREILEL
- a CDS encoding PIN domain-containing protein, with translation MKDIEKLAVDANPILSAIIGGRARAVFLEADHISFYTTLFNFKEVEKYIPILAAKRSLPLDDLYLALSSLPISVCDLEFYKAALKKAERLIGGRDRDDVHLLGLALKLSCPIWSNDRDFDGVGVKIYSTLALIRK
- the coaE gene encoding dephospho-CoA kinase (Dephospho-CoA kinase (CoaE) performs the final step in coenzyme A biosynthesis.) → MLAVGLTGNYGMGKSTVLPIFRELGAVTLEADEIVRELLTEKHVLAKIRELMGKDVFYRNGRLNRKKVAKTVFQDDSMRRSLEDILHPLVFDKIESFLGRMSGRRRIAVIEVPLLFERGYQGRFDRTVTVYSRVEQALSRLAKAGVTRQEALQRLRAQLPVEEKIRLSDFAIDNSGTLQETARQAEKIFHKLVREDADGRHHRP
- the greA gene encoding transcription elongation factor GreA; the encoded protein is MLKRIPITPVGYQKLQEELQKLLRVDRPKNIKDISEARAHGDLSENAEYHAAKERQSFIEGRIQELKTKIALADVIDPARISQNKIAFGARVRVLDLASDEEKEFMLVGPDEADAKNGKISISSPVGKALLNKEIGDVAVIKAPARTMEYEVLEISFE
- a CDS encoding pyruvate kinase alpha/beta domain-containing protein — encoded protein: MERKVTYFEKPGRENTAACLEISRRAVQEYGYAHIVVASTSGETGIMFAEAFREKGVGIVVVTHSAGFKSPNTIEISDDARRRIESLGARVFTGSMLTHSIETAFSAKFSGLYPTHIVANTLRRFGEGAKVCCEIVMMAADAGLVPEGEEVLAVAGTAWGADTVMLVRSAASKRFLELRVLEILAKPRG
- a CDS encoding DUF1566 domain-containing protein; this translates as MIWASRFKCVLDDAAVLDKETGLVWQRNPANVELSWYSGQWSCNAAFTGGRAGWRLPTAQELKSLLDYCPNAPFVEQSLPCGHPFTNTTHTYWSATTWFVDSNKAIAVNSWGGDVPVTKNNEYNMGNWCVRGGYGINVNE